The following are from one region of the Magallana gigas chromosome 6, xbMagGiga1.1, whole genome shotgun sequence genome:
- the LOC105320902 gene encoding therostasin: MKFFVLLILTVCAVESAPQSRGSCLSLCGPYGVDCPSGYECRGNGCGHECYRPANYVVPEGCTPVRCRMHCPLGYKVDESGCDICECDYSALSPSGPN, encoded by the exons ATGaagttctttgttttgttaattcttacag TGTGCGCAGTAGAGAGTGCTCCCCAGTCCCGGGGTAGTTGCCTCAGCCTCTGCGGTCCGTATGGGGTGGACTGCCCTAGCGGCTACGAGTGTCGAGGCAATGGTTGTGGGCACGAGTGCTACAGGCCCGCCAACTACGTCGTCCCCGAAG GCTGTACTCCAGTGCGCTGCCGTATGCATTGTCCTCTTGGTTACAAAGTGGACGAGTCCGGATGTGACATATGTGAGTGTGACTACTCCGCCCTGTCACCCAGTGGACCAAATTAG